In Candidatus Zixiibacteriota bacterium, the following are encoded in one genomic region:
- a CDS encoding Rrf2 family transcriptional regulator, whose amino-acid sequence MFHAAMFSRTAEYAVRAMAALQQYHDALIGAAALSQSTGIPANYLSKIMHALGRAGLVDSTRGPGGGFRLSKPADRVTAYEIVRLFDDLVGQRRCFLGNKTCSATHACAAHHDWSRVWDNYESFLKKMTLERLAPPPFVPRAHMRQRASRRTNR is encoded by the coding sequence ATGTTCCATGCCGCCATGTTCTCCCGGACCGCCGAATACGCTGTCCGGGCCATGGCGGCCCTCCAGCAGTATCATGATGCCCTGATCGGCGCGGCGGCGCTTTCACAGTCGACGGGGATACCCGCCAATTATCTCTCAAAGATCATGCACGCGCTGGGCCGGGCCGGACTGGTCGACTCGACACGCGGGCCGGGCGGTGGCTTTCGGTTGTCGAAGCCGGCGGACCGCGTGACGGCCTATGAGATCGTGCGGTTGTTCGATGATCTGGTAGGGCAACGCCGCTGCTTTCTGGGCAACAAGACATGCAGTGCCACCCACGCCTGCGCGGCGCATCATGACTGGTCACGCGTGTGGGACAACTACGAATCGTTTCTCAAGAAGATGACGTTGGAGCGGCTCGCGCCCCCGCCGTTTGTCCCACGGGCGCACATGCGGCAACGGGCTTCCAGACGGACGAACAGGTAA
- a CDS encoding FAD-dependent oxidoreductase — translation MEYKVSIPDRDYWKRQIRCQDACPVHTDARGYVRAIAAGRFAEAYLIARGPNPFASICGRICGAPCEAACRRGDIPRIDDAGNFVGPDLPIAIRALKRFACEQAGPEARPSETVLDDVCRWIPSVCADAEEMAALLRATVSGSVPKADGQAVAIIGAGPAGLSAAHDLALMGFKPVVFESEPVPAGMLALGVPAYRLPRDLIAREVEVIRALGVEIHCGVTVGRDVSFTALRHDFAAVIIAVGAKSSRALGMPGEAGPRVYGGVDLLRAASLGESIDIGRDVVVVGGGNVAYDVARTVIRQIAYDTARTAARLPSTGTVHLVSLETLEEMPADTIEIREGDEEGIRRLNGWGPVEIVRNGAGAVTGVTFRQCVRVYDDQRRFSPVFDDAVRRTVPCDTVLLAVGQAPKLEFLATGGADVEQMRPGWPKVDPTTLATTAPGVFVAGDLAHGTRLLIDAVASGKKAARSVYHHLTGRTITAEALIAHLPLPLYHRERGYESIARLRVATIEPEERLAHPDVVVERGYDPHEAVCEASRCLDCGVLPVFDGNRCVLCGGCADVCPTQCLKLVPFSDVARDDELDALVRSAWGDDDDHAANSAILKDDERCIRCALCADRCPVDAITMERTTFAALWRCA, via the coding sequence ATGGAGTACAAGGTCTCCATTCCCGATCGCGACTACTGGAAGCGGCAGATCCGTTGTCAGGACGCCTGCCCCGTGCACACCGATGCGCGCGGGTATGTGCGCGCCATCGCCGCGGGGCGCTTCGCCGAGGCCTATCTCATTGCCCGTGGCCCGAATCCCTTCGCCTCAATCTGCGGACGGATTTGCGGCGCACCCTGCGAAGCGGCGTGCCGGCGCGGTGATATCCCGCGCATCGATGACGCCGGCAATTTCGTCGGACCCGATCTTCCAATCGCGATTCGCGCCCTGAAGCGATTCGCCTGTGAGCAGGCAGGACCAGAGGCACGCCCATCTGAGACTGTGCTCGATGACGTTTGCCGTTGGATCCCCTCTGTCTGCGCCGATGCCGAGGAGATGGCGGCCCTCCTGCGTGCCACCGTCTCCGGGTCGGTCCCGAAGGCCGATGGGCAGGCGGTCGCCATCATTGGTGCTGGTCCCGCCGGGCTGTCCGCCGCGCATGACCTCGCACTCATGGGCTTCAAACCGGTTGTGTTCGAGAGCGAGCCCGTCCCTGCGGGGATGCTGGCCCTGGGCGTACCCGCCTATCGGTTGCCACGTGATCTCATTGCTCGCGAAGTCGAGGTCATTCGCGCGTTGGGCGTCGAGATCCACTGCGGCGTGACGGTCGGCCGGGACGTCTCGTTCACGGCGCTTCGCCATGATTTCGCCGCAGTGATCATCGCCGTCGGCGCCAAATCATCGCGTGCGCTTGGTATGCCCGGGGAGGCGGGGCCGCGGGTCTATGGTGGTGTCGACCTCCTGCGCGCCGCGTCTCTCGGCGAGTCGATCGACATCGGGCGGGATGTCGTGGTGGTCGGCGGGGGAAACGTGGCCTATGATGTCGCGCGAACCGTGATCCGGCAGATCGCCTATGACACGGCCCGGACCGCAGCGCGCCTTCCTTCCACCGGCACCGTTCATCTGGTCTCGCTCGAAACACTGGAAGAAATGCCGGCGGACACGATCGAAATCCGGGAGGGCGATGAAGAAGGTATCCGGCGCCTCAATGGTTGGGGGCCGGTGGAGATCGTACGCAATGGTGCCGGTGCAGTCACCGGCGTGACGTTCCGACAGTGCGTGCGCGTCTATGATGATCAACGGCGTTTCAGCCCGGTATTCGACGATGCCGTCCGGCGCACGGTCCCCTGCGATACTGTCCTGCTTGCGGTCGGGCAGGCGCCCAAGCTGGAATTCCTCGCTACCGGCGGCGCCGATGTTGAGCAGATGCGTCCGGGGTGGCCGAAGGTCGATCCGACGACACTGGCCACAACCGCCCCGGGAGTATTCGTGGCCGGGGACCTGGCGCACGGCACGAGGTTGTTGATCGATGCGGTGGCATCGGGGAAGAAGGCCGCCCGGTCGGTCTATCACCATCTGACCGGTCGAACCATCACTGCCGAGGCGCTGATTGCCCACCTGCCGCTGCCGCTCTATCATCGCGAACGCGGGTACGAGTCGATCGCACGGCTTCGCGTGGCCACGATTGAGCCGGAGGAGCGCCTGGCGCATCCCGACGTCGTCGTCGAGCGGGGATATGACCCCCACGAAGCTGTTTGCGAGGCCTCGCGATGTCTGGATTGCGGCGTCCTACCAGTCTTCGATGGCAACCGTTGTGTTCTGTGCGGTGGCTGTGCCGATGTCTGTCCCACGCAATGCCTGAAGCTCGTGCCGTTTTCGGATGTGGCGCGCGACGACGAACTGGATGCGCTCGTGCGCAGCGCATGGGGAGACGATGATGACCATGCTGCGAATTCGGCAATCCTCAAGGACGATGAGCGCTGCATCCGCTGCGCACTGTGCGCCGACCGGTGCCCCGTGGACGCCATCACCATGGAGCGGACGACCTTTGCGGCCCTTTGGAGGTGTGCATGA
- a CDS encoding ubiquinol-cytochrome c reductase iron-sulfur subunit, with protein sequence MTTHPAQPPRSRLDPEPISRRDFLGQAAWWTALSVLGFATLGILRLPKAAVLSSPSKKFRVKLPDSLAPGQPFIPPGRSVAVYRDAEGIYAVSLRCTHLGCIVKSSPDGFECPCHGSQFAPDGTVRKGPAPVRLPWHKVTFSGDQLVVDEGETVPPGTKVSA encoded by the coding sequence ATGACCACCCATCCTGCCCAGCCCCCGAGATCGCGACTGGATCCGGAACCGATTTCGCGACGCGATTTCCTGGGTCAGGCGGCATGGTGGACGGCGCTGTCGGTCTTGGGATTCGCCACGCTCGGAATCCTGCGACTTCCGAAGGCGGCTGTGCTGTCGTCGCCATCGAAGAAATTCCGCGTCAAGTTGCCCGATTCGCTGGCGCCCGGGCAACCCTTCATCCCACCCGGGCGTTCGGTAGCGGTCTATCGTGACGCGGAAGGAATCTATGCCGTGTCGCTGCGTTGCACGCACCTGGGATGCATCGTCAAGAGTAGTCCAGACGGATTCGAATGCCCCTGCCACGGCTCACAATTCGCCCCGGACGGGACGGTGCGGAAGGGACCGGCGCCAGTCCGGCTGCCTTGGCACAAGGTTACTTTCAGCGGGGACCAGCTGGTTGTCGATGAAGGCGAGACTGTCCCACCGGGGACCAAGGTAAGCGCATGA
- a CDS encoding cytochrome b N-terminal domain-containing protein, which yields MSASSRAGLAWREFGVNLRAAPRRVYETMFRSGPPRSDRTRSTFVFGNVFLHLHPVRTHRWSLRWSTTMGLGIVCAASFLITLVTGVMLMFYYKPYPDVAYASIKDIHFVVPTGQFMRNIHRWAANIMVIAVFLHMARVFFTASYHQGREFNWLVGMGLFVVTLGLSFTGYLLPWDQLAYWAITIGANIAQSPREVTDAVGITRWFDIGGLQKQLLLGSDVVGEEALIRFYLLHVMLLPLVLVALMAVHFWRIRKDGGLLRPANADERLGPPPLNTYPVFSQAPQKTYSLAALVRGRTPAVGNGPENTLPSMPHLFYAEMAVLMITLVICLGLAIWIDAPLKELANPNVPENPAKAPWYFLGLQECVSFSAFMGGVGIPLIVLLGLGLIPYLDRERTGSGHWFGGPGGVRLVAWSAVYGFAAAIGVESFAIHFGWLREWFPNIPQLVITAINPGTILAALYAVFSLLVLRRYNSVRAGALGLFTCFLCGFIVLTTVGTYFRGPNWMFYWSPADWPVH from the coding sequence ATGAGTGCATCGTCCCGAGCAGGGTTGGCATGGCGAGAATTCGGTGTCAATCTGCGTGCCGCTCCCCGGCGCGTGTACGAAACGATGTTCCGCAGCGGTCCGCCGCGCTCGGATCGTACCCGTTCCACCTTCGTGTTCGGCAATGTCTTCCTGCACCTGCATCCGGTACGCACCCACCGCTGGAGTCTGCGCTGGTCGACGACCATGGGGCTGGGGATCGTCTGCGCCGCCTCGTTCCTCATCACGCTGGTGACCGGCGTGATGCTGATGTTCTACTATAAACCATATCCGGATGTGGCGTACGCTTCGATCAAGGACATCCACTTCGTCGTTCCGACCGGTCAATTCATGCGCAACATTCACCGCTGGGCGGCCAACATCATGGTGATAGCCGTCTTTCTGCACATGGCGCGGGTCTTCTTCACGGCGTCCTATCATCAGGGGCGCGAGTTCAACTGGTTGGTGGGCATGGGGCTCTTTGTCGTCACGCTCGGGTTGTCGTTCACCGGGTACCTGCTGCCGTGGGATCAACTGGCCTACTGGGCGATCACGATCGGCGCCAACATCGCCCAATCGCCGCGCGAGGTGACCGACGCAGTCGGGATCACCCGGTGGTTCGATATCGGCGGATTGCAGAAGCAGTTGTTGTTGGGATCTGATGTCGTCGGCGAGGAAGCGCTCATCCGCTTCTATCTGCTCCATGTCATGCTCCTGCCGTTGGTGCTGGTGGCGCTGATGGCGGTGCATTTCTGGCGCATCCGCAAGGACGGGGGATTGCTGCGTCCCGCGAATGCCGACGAGCGCCTCGGCCCACCACCTTTGAACACCTATCCGGTCTTCAGTCAAGCACCCCAAAAGACCTACTCGCTGGCGGCGCTGGTGCGCGGACGAACGCCGGCGGTCGGCAATGGGCCGGAGAATACGCTGCCGTCGATGCCGCACCTGTTCTATGCCGAGATGGCGGTGCTAATGATCACGCTGGTCATCTGCCTGGGGCTGGCGATCTGGATCGATGCGCCGCTGAAGGAGCTGGCCAATCCCAATGTCCCGGAAAATCCGGCGAAAGCGCCATGGTACTTTCTCGGGTTGCAGGAGTGCGTGTCGTTCTCCGCATTTATGGGTGGTGTGGGCATACCGCTGATTGTTCTTCTCGGTTTGGGGCTGATACCCTATCTCGATCGTGAACGGACCGGCTCCGGTCATTGGTTCGGAGGGCCCGGCGGTGTTCGACTGGTCGCGTGGTCGGCCGTGTACGGGTTCGCGGCGGCGATCGGTGTGGAGTCGTTCGCCATTCACTTCGGCTGGCTGCGGGAGTGGTTCCCCAACATCCCGCAGTTGGTCATCACCGCGATCAACCCCGGGACCATTCTCGCCGCCCTGTATGCCGTCTTCTCGCTTCTTGTGCTGCGGCGATACAACTCGGTGCGCGCCGGGGCGCTGGGGTTGTTCACCTGTTTTCTTTGTGGTTTCATCGTGCTGACGACCGTGGGGACGTACTTCCGCGGGCCGAACTGGATGTTCTATTGGTCTCCCGCCGACTGGCCGGTGCACTGA